ACCTGTTACTTGAGATTCTATGGCATCGCGACAGCCAGGAATATCAGTTGTAACAACTGGGCGACCACAGGCTGCGGCTTCAATGAGAACTTTAGGTAAGCCTTCGCCATAGCTGGGTAGTACTACCAAGTGTGCTTGTGCCAGAATATGAGGCATATTAGTGCAGTGGCCCCACCATTCAATCACAGATTGTTTATGCCAGGTCTCAAGCTGTTCTTTTGACAACGAAGCAGGATTTGCAGGATCAGTATCGCCCACAAGGACAAAACGAGCTTTAACTCCTTCTGATTGGAGATGATGAGCAGCCTCCACAAATTCTCTTACTCCTTTGCTAATTAACATGCGACTGGCCATCAAAACTAACGGTATCCCTACAGGTTCAGGTTGGACATGAAATTCTTGTAAGCTGACACCAGAACCAGGAATTAACTTGAAGGATTTTGTAGATAGTTTGGCGATTTTTTGAATTATTACCAAATTATCAGGATTTTGTACCACAATACGAAGATTAGGATGTCCCAGAGCCAAAGGATAAATTTGATTGGCTATCACCCGAATCAGTCGAGCTCGCAAACTAGAATCTGTGAAGACAAAACCAAGTCCGGAAATAGCAGATACTACACTAGGAATTCTGGCTATACGGGCTGCTATACCGCCTATAATGACAGGTTTAATAGTAACTAGATGGACTATATCAGGTCGTATATTTTTATAGATATGGAATATCTCTAATATTAACTTCATTGAACTAATGAGATTAGTGTCACTGCGATGAAGAGATAGGGGATGAACGTGTAATCCATATGACTGCATCTGTGTAAGATGTTTAGTGATACCTGTGGCAATGTGGACTTCGTAACCTAAATTTATTGCTTTCAAGGCAATCGGTAAGCGATGGGAAAGAAAAAACCAATCCACATTAATTATGAAAAGCAGTTTCTTAGACATAAGTTTCAGTGGCGTTGTAGATTATTTTTAGCCATTAACTTGTAAGCTCTTGATTCAGAATATCGAAATTAAGAAGTTAGATCCCCGACTTCTATCAGCACTTGTGATCAGATAACAAGATTGTGTTCAGAAGTCGGGGATCTTTGTCTTTGACCTATTAACTAAGATTGTGTTTTCAAACTTCTATTTAATTTACACCTGATAATAATCCCTATACCAATCGATAAAACGCCTGATACCCACCTCAATGGGAGTGGCGGGTTTAAACCCCACATCTGCAATTAAATCATCCACATCAGCATAGGTCATGGTTACATCTCCGGGTTGCAAAGGCAACATATTCTTTTGCGCCTTCATCCCCAAGCAGTCTTCTATCACCTCAATGAAATGCAACAACTCCACAGGATTATTATTCCCAATGTTATAGATTTTATAGGGTGCTTTACTAGTCCCTGGGTCAGGTTTATCCCCTGACCAATGAGGATTACCTTGGGGGATATTATCGGTAACTATTACCACACCTTCGATAATATCATCAATGTAAGTAAAATCACGTTTCATTTTACCATAATTGAATACATCAATGGGTTGACCTGATAAAATGGCTTTGGTAAATAAAAATAAAGCCATGTCTGGTCTTCCCCAAGGACCATAAACGGTAAAAAAGCGCAGTCCCGTAGTGGGTAAGCCGTAGAGGTGGCTGTAAGTATGTGCCATTAGCTCGTTGGCTTTTTTACTGGCAGCATATAAACTAATGGGGTGGTCCACGTTGTCATGGATGGAAAAAGGGGTTTTAGTATTAGCTCCATAGACAGAACTGGAGGAGGCAAATACTAAATGTTTGACTTGGGAGTGACGACAACCTTCTAAGATGTTGGTGAATCCGAGAATATTACTGTTAATATAGGCGTGGGGATTTTGGAGAGAATACCTCACCCCAGCTTGGGCTGCGAGGTTGACAACTACATCAAATTGATGTGTTGTAAATAGGTTGTTGATTCCCTCTTGATCCCCTAAGTCCAGTTGAGTAAAGGTGAATAGCTGCTGTGATTGCAGTTGAGCCAGGCGAGCTTGTTTGAGGGAAACGTCATAGTAGTTATTCAGGTTATCGATTCCTATAACTTCGTCACCGCGGTTTAATAGTCGCTGGCTCAGGTGGAAGCCAATAAAGCCTGCAGCACCTGTAACTAAGATTTTCATAATTTTTCTGTTGGCATCCTAGGATTTAGATATTTCCCCAAAAAATTCCGTAACAATCTATTTTAAGTTACACATCTTAAAACTATTTAAAACTATAAACTCCAGTAAGTCATTGTATTAGGAATACTCGATGGATTTAAAACAGATTTGACATCCATCACAACACCAGAAGATCCTAAGCAACCTAATAGTTCTTCCCGTGGTAAGTCTAGGTAAAACCGATGATTGACAGCCAAGATTAATCCATCTAGATGGCATAGCTGCTGCCACTCTACTAATTCAACTCCGTATTCCTGTTGTGCTTCTTGGGCATCGGCTAGGGGGTCGTGAATTAGGGGTTCAATGCCAAATTGCTGTAACTCTTTGATAATATCAGGGATGCGGCTATTTCTCAGGTCGGGGACATTTTCTTTAAAGGTTAATCCTAAAATACCGATGCGGCTGCCTTGAATTGGGATTTTAGCTTGTATGAGTAGTTTCACCAATCGCTGGGCTAGGTACATTCCCATCTGGTCATTAATGCGTCTTCCTGCTAAGATAACTTCGGGATGATAACCAAGGGTTTCTGCTTTGGCGGTGAGGTAATAAGGATCAACACCGATACAGTGACCACCCACTAACCCAGGGGTAAAGGGAAGAAAATTCCATTTAGTTTGGGACGCTTGTAACACGTCATGGGTACGGATATTGAGGCGATCGCAAATTAAAGCCAATTCGTTCATAAAGGCAATATTCAGGTCACGCTGGGTAT
The window above is part of the Nodularia spumigena CCY9414 genome. Proteins encoded here:
- a CDS encoding glycosyltransferase family 4 protein, whose amino-acid sequence is MSKKLLFIINVDWFFLSHRLPIALKAINLGYEVHIATGITKHLTQMQSYGLHVHPLSLHRSDTNLISSMKLILEIFHIYKNIRPDIVHLVTIKPVIIGGIAARIARIPSVVSAISGLGFVFTDSSLRARLIRVIANQIYPLALGHPNLRIVVQNPDNLVIIQKIAKLSTKSFKLIPGSGVSLQEFHVQPEPVGIPLVLMASRMLISKGVREFVEAAHHLQSEGVKARFVLVGDTDPANPASLSKEQLETWHKQSVIEWWGHCTNMPHILAQAHLVVLPSYGEGLPKVLIEAAACGRPVVTTDIPGCRDAIESQVTGLLVPPKNATSLAAAIKTLLLNPELRTSMGAAGRKRAEAIFSIEQIVSDHLDIYNELSQNVASNRLPNQEEKAGYSHGKNQGLDL
- a CDS encoding NAD-dependent epimerase is translated as MKILVTGAAGFIGFHLSQRLLNRGDEVIGIDNLNNYYDVSLKQARLAQLQSQQLFTFTQLDLGDQEGINNLFTTHQFDVVVNLAAQAGVRYSLQNPHAYINSNILGFTNILEGCRHSQVKHLVFASSSSVYGANTKTPFSIHDNVDHPISLYAASKKANELMAHTYSHLYGLPTTGLRFFTVYGPWGRPDMALFLFTKAILSGQPIDVFNYGKMKRDFTYIDDIIEGVVIVTDNIPQGNPHWSGDKPDPGTSKAPYKIYNIGNNNPVELLHFIEVIEDCLGMKAQKNMLPLQPGDVTMTYADVDDLIADVGFKPATPIEVGIRRFIDWYRDYYQV
- a CDS encoding nucleotide sugar dehydrogenase, whose protein sequence is MNTENHRIAVLGLGYVGLPVALALAEKFPDVVGFDINPDRIHDLKAGIDTTKEVESHTLTQTSLHLSDNLATLQDRNFFIVCVPTPVDDNHQPNLTPLIKASHTIGKVIQPGAVVVYESTVYPGVTEEICGLAIAQISGLKQGIDFKLGYSPERINPGDKLHTLEKITKVVAGEDEETLERIATVYGQIITAGIHRAPSIQVAEMAKVIENTQRDLNIAFMNELALICDRLNIRTHDVLQASQTKWNFLPFTPGLVGGHCIGVDPYYLTAKAETLGYHPEVILAGRRINDQMGMYLAQRLVKLLIQAKIPIQGSRIGILGLTFKENVPDLRNSRIPDIIKELQQFGIEPLIHDPLADAQEAQQEYGVELVEWQQLCHLDGLILAVNHRFYLDLPREELLGCLGSSGVVMDVKSVLNPSSIPNTMTYWSL